The following proteins come from a genomic window of Trifolium pratense cultivar HEN17-A07 linkage group LG4, ARS_RC_1.1, whole genome shotgun sequence:
- the LOC123921953 gene encoding mitochondrial import inner membrane translocase subunit Tim9-like, with translation MDKNIFGDIDNLPEEDKQRMSTMVKQLQTRDSLRLYNSLVEKCFNNCVSTFYRSALNRGEETCVLRCAEKYLRLSSQVGIKFSDINQGAPTTDKQ, from the exons atggATAAGAACATTTTTGGAGATATTGATAATCTTCCTGAGGAAGATAAGCAAAGAATGTCCACCATGGTTAAACAGCTTCAAACTCGAGATAG TCTTAGGTTGTATAATTCATTAGTGGAGAAATGTTTCAACAATTGTGTCAGTACATTCTATCGGAGTGCGTTGAACAGGGGAGAGGAAACATGTGTCCTCAGATGTGCTGAAAAATACTTGAGGCTTTCATCGCAAGTCGGCATTAAATTTTCAGATATCAACCAAGGAGCACCTACAACAGATAAACAATAG
- the LOC123921173 gene encoding metallothionein-like protein 1, protein MSSCNCGSSCNCGDSCKCNKRSSGLSYVEVETTETVILGVGPAKIQFEGAEMGVAGEDSGCKCGSSCTCDPCNCK, encoded by the exons ATGTCTAGCTGTAATTGTGGAAGCAGTTGTAATTGTGGTGATAGTTGCAA ATGCAACAAGAGGTCTAGTGGATTGAGCTATGTGGAAGTGGAAACCACAGAAACTGTGATTCTGGGCGTTGGTCCGGCGAAGATCCAATTTGAGGGTGCTGAAATGGGTGTTGCAGGTGAGGACAGTGGTTGCAAGTGTGGATCAAGCTGCACATGTGACCCTTGCAACTGTAAGTGA
- the LOC123921172 gene encoding metallothionein-like protein 1 codes for MSGCNCGSSCNCGDSCKCNKRSSGLSYVEVETTETVILGVGPAKIQFEGAEMGVAAEESGCKCGSNCTCDPCNCK; via the exons ATGTCAGGCTGTAATTGTGGAAGCAGTTGCAATTGTGGCGATAGCTGCAA ATGCAACAAGAGGTCAAGTGGATTGAGCTATGTGGAAGTGGAAACCACAGAAACCGTGATTCTCGGCGTTGGTCCGGCAAAGATCCAATTTGAGGGTGCTGAAATGGGTGTTGCAGCTGAGGAAAGTGGGTGCAAGTGTGGATCAAACTGCACATGTGACCCTTGCAACTGCAAGTGA